The proteins below are encoded in one region of Nitrospira sp.:
- the thiI gene encoding putative tRNA sulfurtransferase, with protein MRCIIVHYHELALKGRNRPLFEKRLVEHLRWVLTDLKIRQVQALNGRIRIELTDATPWPQAKERVARVVGCTHFVLAESVPMDVARPDMTPMKTAAARLVEGRNFDTFRVNAKRADKRFPWTSVEIERQIGAHLCELTGKRVSLKTPTLTVHVELVPREAFVAVERVPGPGGLPLGVSGTVACLLSGGIDSPVAAYRMMKRGCRAVFIHFHGRPYVSRASEEKVRELAQLLTSYQLDSRLYLISFGDIQRQIVLGAPTALRVVLYRRMMLRIAEELAHRERCWALVTGDSLGQVASQTPENLSVVQEATSLPVLRPLIGMDKIEITYEAKRLGSFETSIEPDQDCCSLFVPPHPSTKTSLDQIRKVERGLDIGALTKQGLDGAMLTELTFPKSRTV; from the coding sequence ATGCGTTGCATCATCGTCCACTACCATGAATTGGCGCTCAAGGGACGCAATCGGCCACTGTTTGAGAAGCGCTTGGTCGAGCATCTCCGCTGGGTCCTCACCGATCTGAAAATTCGACAGGTTCAAGCACTCAATGGGCGCATCCGTATCGAACTGACCGACGCCACACCATGGCCACAGGCCAAGGAGCGAGTCGCGCGAGTCGTTGGCTGTACGCATTTCGTGCTGGCCGAGTCAGTTCCGATGGACGTGGCTCGTCCCGATATGACGCCGATGAAAACTGCGGCGGCTCGCCTCGTGGAAGGCCGCAACTTCGACACCTTTCGCGTCAATGCCAAGCGGGCCGACAAACGATTCCCGTGGACGTCGGTGGAGATTGAACGACAAATCGGCGCACACCTGTGTGAGCTCACGGGAAAGCGGGTGAGTCTCAAAACCCCAACGCTGACGGTTCATGTTGAACTCGTCCCCAGAGAAGCCTTCGTCGCGGTCGAGCGGGTACCAGGACCGGGCGGACTGCCGCTGGGTGTGAGTGGCACGGTGGCGTGCTTGCTTTCAGGGGGAATCGATTCCCCGGTCGCCGCGTACCGGATGATGAAGCGTGGCTGCCGGGCGGTCTTCATCCATTTTCATGGGCGGCCCTACGTCAGCCGCGCGTCCGAGGAGAAGGTCCGCGAACTGGCGCAACTCCTCACCTCGTACCAACTCGATTCCCGCCTGTACCTGATCTCGTTCGGAGACATTCAACGCCAGATTGTCCTGGGCGCGCCGACGGCCTTGCGGGTCGTACTCTATCGACGGATGATGCTGCGGATCGCGGAGGAATTGGCACATCGTGAGCGGTGCTGGGCCTTGGTCACCGGCGATAGCCTGGGACAAGTGGCCTCGCAGACGCCCGAAAATCTCAGCGTCGTGCAAGAGGCCACGAGCCTGCCGGTCCTCCGGCCGCTGATCGGCATGGACAAGATCGAGATCACCTATGAAGCCAAGCGGTTGGGCAGCTTCGAAACGTCCATCGAGCCTGATCAGGACTGCTGTAGCCTGTTCGTCCCGCCGCACCCGAGCACCAAGACGAGCCTCGACCAGATCCGCAAGGTCGAACGTGGTCTGGATATCGGCGCACTCACCAAACAAGGCCTGGACGGCGCCATGCTGACGGAATTGACCTTCCCGAAGTCGCGAACGGTTTAG
- the trxB gene encoding thioredoxin reductase codes for MYSVVIIGSGPAGLTAAIYAARANLSPLLIEGWQGGGQLTTTTEVENYPGFAKPIMGPDLMKEMRAQAERFGTKFLTGDVTAVDLQRRPFLLRVDGGGATIETRALIIATGASPIHLGVPGEQTLTGHGVSTCATCDGFFFRGKELIVVGGGDSAIEEAIFLTKFAAVVTVIHRRDALRASKILQDRARQNKKIKFVWNSVVEAIVGDTVVSGVLVRDVVTGKRSERACAGVFVAIGHKPNTELFKGQLSMDAHGYVLTVSGTAASIPGVFAAGDVQDSRYRQAVTAAGSGCMAAIDAERYLDAN; via the coding sequence ATGTACAGTGTTGTCATCATCGGATCGGGCCCGGCGGGTCTCACCGCCGCCATCTACGCCGCCCGCGCGAATCTTTCCCCGCTCCTGATCGAAGGGTGGCAGGGCGGCGGCCAGCTGACCACCACCACCGAGGTGGAGAACTATCCGGGCTTCGCGAAACCAATCATGGGACCCGACCTCATGAAAGAGATGCGGGCCCAAGCCGAACGGTTCGGCACCAAGTTTCTCACCGGTGATGTGACCGCCGTGGACCTCCAACGGCGACCGTTTCTCCTGCGAGTGGACGGCGGCGGCGCCACCATCGAAACACGTGCGTTGATCATCGCCACCGGCGCCTCTCCGATCCACTTGGGCGTTCCGGGCGAGCAGACCCTGACAGGGCACGGTGTATCCACCTGTGCCACCTGCGACGGGTTCTTTTTCCGCGGCAAGGAACTCATCGTGGTTGGAGGGGGCGACAGCGCGATAGAAGAAGCGATTTTTCTGACCAAATTTGCGGCCGTGGTGACAGTCATCCACCGCCGTGATGCCTTGCGAGCCTCAAAAATCCTGCAAGACCGAGCCCGCCAGAACAAGAAGATCAAGTTCGTGTGGAATTCGGTCGTCGAGGCCATTGTGGGCGACACGGTGGTCTCCGGCGTGCTAGTCAGGGACGTCGTGACGGGAAAGAGAAGCGAACGGGCCTGCGCGGGAGTCTTCGTGGCCATTGGCCACAAGCCGAATACGGAACTCTTCAAGGGACAGCTTTCGATGGATGCCCACGGCTACGTGCTCACCGTCTCGGGGACAGCCGCCAGCATCCCTGGCGTCTTTGCCGCGGGAGACGTCCAAGACTCGCGATACCGGCAGGCTGTGACGGCGGCAGGATCGGGCTGCATGGCCGCCATCGATGCCGAACGCTATCTCGATGCCAACTGA
- a CDS encoding GYD domain-containing protein, whose translation MPTYVSLVKFTTDGLRTMKEKGIERSDAVMQNAQRLGGKLVQAYYCLGEYDVVAIWEYPDNKTAMKAAVLNASIGHIQITTMPAVTRDEWKGLLQETIGKSR comes from the coding sequence ATGCCAACCTACGTCAGCCTGGTGAAATTCACGACGGACGGGCTTCGCACGATGAAGGAGAAGGGCATCGAACGCTCCGATGCGGTCATGCAGAACGCACAGCGCTTGGGGGGAAAGCTGGTCCAAGCCTACTATTGCCTTGGCGAGTATGACGTCGTCGCCATCTGGGAATACCCTGACAACAAGACTGCCATGAAGGCGGCCGTGCTGAACGCATCGATCGGACATATTCAGATCACGACCATGCCGGCCGTGACGCGAGACGAATGGAAGGGGCTTCTTCAGGAAACGATCGGAAAGAGTCGATAA
- the coaE gene encoding dephospho-CoA kinase, protein MIVVGLTGGVATGKTTAARMFQACGAYVIDADLLARRVVEPGKPAWREVVKVFGRRILHPDGTLNRAALGDLVFGHPRKLRRLGRIIHPRVAREQARLAREIARQTPRAVVIYDAPVLIEAGAHTRMDKIIVVTADQKTQIARLLDRNGLSRAEALRRIRSQMPLSRKRALADYVLDGACRRRALRFRVRSIFSDLRALA, encoded by the coding sequence ATGATTGTGGTCGGCCTGACGGGGGGCGTGGCGACAGGGAAAACGACGGCCGCTCGCATGTTTCAAGCCTGCGGAGCCTATGTGATCGACGCCGACCTGCTCGCGCGCCGGGTTGTGGAGCCCGGAAAACCGGCTTGGCGCGAAGTGGTGAAGGTGTTCGGCCGGCGGATTCTTCATCCCGACGGGACCCTCAACCGAGCGGCGCTGGGGGATCTGGTGTTCGGTCATCCGCGCAAGCTGCGGAGACTTGGGCGCATCATTCATCCGCGGGTTGCGCGTGAACAGGCCCGACTTGCTCGTGAGATTGCGCGACAAACTCCACGGGCCGTCGTGATCTATGATGCGCCGGTCCTCATCGAGGCGGGCGCACATACCCGCATGGACAAGATCATCGTAGTCACAGCTGATCAAAAGACCCAAATCGCTCGGTTATTGGACCGCAACGGCCTGTCGCGGGCCGAAGCACTCCGCCGCATCCGTAGCCAAATGCCGCTGTCCAGGAAGCGCGCACTCGCCGATTACGTTCTGGACGGAGCCTGCCGTCGCCGAGCGCTACGTTTCCGCGTCAGATCGATTTTCTCCGACCTCCGCGCGCTCGCATAA